A window of Diabrotica virgifera virgifera chromosome 9, PGI_DIABVI_V3a contains these coding sequences:
- the LOC126891701 gene encoding zinc finger protein 420-like, whose product MEVKQEISDESCKVEIEYNDPDKALLDGFKCEIKKESNRQSTPGNYDYLDLKSEIEKHGNKLNPFEGNQQNETGFLQDTKMEVTEVLTKHSSLEANYPNAHAEGKTSTKYIIKRRPYKCKICLKRFIQESDLKIHLRVHTGEKPHKCEICFKQFTSAYSLKYHLRVHTRENLHECEICLKQFIHASDLKRHMRVHTGEKPHKCKICFKQFSDLSTFKKHLRVHTGEKPHKCEICFKQFIQAGHLKRHLRVHTGEKPHKCEICFKQFISPNSLKYHLRVHSGEKPHKCEICFKRFIQAIDLKTHLRVHTREKPHKCEICFKQFSLAGNLKQHLIVHTGEKPHECEICFKQFIQAHHLKTHLRVHTGEKPHKCEICFKQFSVLSSLKNHLRVHTGEKPHKCEICFKQFSQAGTLKEHLKVHTRKTS is encoded by the exons ATGGAGGTAAAACAAGAGATTAGTGATGAATCCTGTAAAGTAGAAATAGAGTATAATGACCCGGATAAGGCTCTTCTGGATGGCTTTAAATGTGAAATCAAGAAAGAATCCAATAGGCAGAGTACACCTGGCAACTATGATTATTTAGACTTAAAATCTGAAATAGAAAAACATGGGAATAAACTTAACCCATTTGAAGGAAACCAACAAAATGAAACAG GTTTTCTCCAAGACACCAAGATGGAAGTTACGGAAGTGTTAACAAAACATTCATCTCTCGAAGCAAATTATCCAAACGCTCATGCTGAAGGAAAAACATCaactaaatacataataaaaagaagaccctataaatgtaaaatttgtttaaagcgatttattcaagagagtgatttgaaaatacatttgagagtgcacactggagaaaaacctcacaagtgtgaaatttgttttaaacagtttacttCAGCATATTCTTTGAAATaccatttgagagtgcacactcgGGAAAATCTCCAcgagtgtgaaatttgtcttaagcaATTTATTCATGCGAGTGATTTAAAAAGAcatatgagagtgcacactggagaaaaacctcacaagtgtaaaatttgctttaagcaatttagtgattTAAGTACTTtcaaaaaacatttgagagtgcatactggagaaaaacctcacaagtgtgaaatttgttttaagcaatttattcaAGCAGGtcatttaaaaagacatttgagagtgcacactggagaaaaaccccacaagtgtgaaatttgttttaaacagtttatttcaCCAAATTCTTTGAAATACCATTTGAGAGTGCACAGTGGGGAAAAACcccataagtgtgaaatttgttttaagcgatttatTCAAGCGATtgatttaaaaacacatttgagagtgcacactcgagaaaaacctcacaagtgtgaaatttgttttaagcagtttagtctaGCAGGTAATTTAAAACAACATTTgatagtgcacactggagaaaaacctcacgagtgtgaaatttgttttaagcaatttattcaAGCACAtcatttaaaaacacatttgagagtacacactggagaaaaacctcacaagtgtgaaatttgttttaagcaatttagtgttTTAAGTTCTTTAAAAaatcatttgagagtgcacactggagaaaaacctcacaagtgtgaaatttgttttaagcaatttagtcaagcaggCACATTAAAAGAacatttgaaagtgcacactagaaaaacctcataa